From Mycobacterium cookii:
GTTCTGCCGCAGGGACAGCGGCTGCGCGTCCGCCACACCGCCAACCTGCATCAGGGCGGCACCATCCACGACGTCACAACCGACGTGAACCCGGAGCTGTGCCGCGTCGCGGTGACCGCGGCCGAGGCGATCGGCATCCCGGTCACCGGGATCGACCTTCTCGTTCCCGATGTCACCGGCGAGGAATACGCGTTCATCGAAGCCAACGAGCGGCCGGGGCTGGCCAATCACGAACCTCAGCCCACCGCCGCGGCTTTCGTCGATTACCTGTTTCCCGGCCAGCCAGGACAGCCGTTCGCCTGGACGCCCGAGGAATCGCCGCGCAACCCCGACGACTCGGTGATCAGATGAAGTCCGAACCGCCGTCGACGTTCACCGTCGCGCCGGTCACGTAGCCGTTTCGTTTCGACGCCAGGTACGCGGTGAGCGAGGCGACCTCCTCGGGCAGGCCGGCGCGGCCGAGGTCGCACGGCTGATGAAAGTTGTTGTCGATCCAGGTCATCACGTCACGCGGGTCGGTGGCGTCCAGGCCGTCGGCAGCGAGAATGTCTTTGAGGTTTTCGGTGAAACTGGCCGTGACGATGGTGCCGGGGCAGACGCAGTTCACCAGGATGCCATCTTTGGCAAGGCTTTTCGACAGGTTCTTGGTGATGCTGGATAGCGCTGCTTTGGCAGCGGTGTAGGCGACGATGCGAGGGTTCTGTCGCTGGATGGAATGCGCGGACAGGGTGACGATTCGGGCCCATTCCGCGGCGCGCAGCATGGGCAGCGCGGCGCGAATCGAGCGCACGCCGGACATGGTGCCCAGCGCGAACGCGGCGTCCCAGTCGGCATCCTCCATCTGCTCGAAATAGCCGTCGCCGGGACCGATGGTGTGCACCAGGCTGTTCAGCGATCCCCAGCGTTCGGACACGGCGGCGAAGCCGTCGGCGATGGACGCCGCATCAGTCATGTCGACGCTGATCCCCATCGCGTCCGGGGCTCCGGCGGCCCGAAGCGCATCCACCGCGGCATCGAGCGCGCTTCTGCCGCGGGCCATCACGGCAACGTTGGCTCCTTCGGCGGCAAGGCATTCTGCGATGGCCAGCCCCATACCCTTGCTGCCGCCAGTGACGACGGCATTCGATCCGGTGAAACCCAGGTCCACGGTCTTCCTCTTTTCAGGTGAGTCGAGTGAGTTGTGTGACGGTTTCGGGCGCCACGCCGAGACCGCGCAGGCAGAATTGGAACGCGGTACGGCGAATCTCGTTGCGTTGGCAATCGCTTGTCGCCCAGTGTCGTTCGGTGCACGCCCACACCACACCCTGGATCGACTGAGCGTCGGTCGCCGGATCGATGCCGTGGAAGGAGCCATCGTCGAGGCCGCGTTGCAGCTGTTCGATAAGCGGCTCGAGCATTTGGGCGTAGGCCGGCTGGATCAGCTCGGGGGAGGCGAACATCTGCGACTGGGCTTCCATCGACAGCTGACGCAGATCGGATTTGATGTTGTCGTCGAAGGCCAAGTCCAGTCGGCCGTCGATCCACGCCGCGACCGCTTCGACCGGCGTGGCGGCCTTCGCAATCTTTCTTCTGAGCCGTCGCATTTCCACGCGCGCCATATCCAGGAAGACCGCGGCAACCAACTCGTCTTTGGAGTCGAAGTGCCGGTAGAACGCTCGGGTGCTCAATTGTGCGCGATCAAGAACCGCGGCGATACTGAGTCCTCGAACACCTTGCTCACGAACAGATTTCGATGCGGCGGCCAGAATCGCGCGCCGCACGTCAGGATCGGGGGCAAGTTTGTCCCGTCGCCGCGTCGCGGGCTGGGTCATGCGGTCGCGTCGTAGGTTCGCAGGTATTCCGCGAATCGTTCGCGAACACCGTCGGGGGTCAGACCGTACTCGGCCAGGTCGTAATCGTGTGCGCCCCGAGAGCCCGGTTCGTGGCCGCGGGCCCACTGCTCGACCGACCGTTCGGTGTCATCGCTGAACGTCAGGCCCAGCCGGTCATATGCGGTCGCCAAGGCCTTGATCGGATCGGTCTGCAAGTCGGCGAACGAGACATCGGCGAATCGCTGGTCGCCGAAGCGTTTCCGGAAGTTCATCGCACGCCGGGTGGCTTCGGCCCAGCTGTCCAGTTGCTCGGCGCCGAGCTCCTCGGGGTCGTCGCGGTCGCTGCTCCAGCTGCGGACGTATCGGATCAGGCTGCACACCGAACCCATCACTTTGGCCGGATCACGGTGACTCCACATGAATTTCGCGTTCGGGTAGGCCTCCACAAGCGCGTCGAGCGCGAACATGTGCACCGGGGTCTTCAGGTGCCACAGCACGGGCGGGCAGTGCCACTGCAGAAGTTTCAGGACGCGACGATGAAAGGTGTAGGTCTCAACCATATCGCAATCCATCAGCCAGGCAAGGTAACCCGGGACTCGCACGACGCCGTCGAAATGGAAAGTCCGAAAACTCATGCCCATCAGATCCTGGCATTCGGTCGGAGCCGTCGGCTCGGAGTTGTACAGCGTCTTCATCAGCGGGAACATATCGTTCAGCATCTGCAGGCCTGCTTCGGCCTGCGCGATCCGGGGATCGTCGTGCTGAGTCGCGGCCTCCGGGGGCGGTGTCGGCGCTTGCGATTCCCACATTCGCAACGACCTGAACTGCGGATCGGCGGCCACCAGCTGGCTCAGCGCGGTGGTTCCGGTGCGGGGGAGTCCGATGACGAAGACCGGGCCACCGACCACTTCTTCGTCGATTTCGGGGTGCTCGGCGTAGGTCGCTTCGACCTTGAGTCGCTGAATCAGTGCGTTGCTGATGGTCGCGTGCTGAATGACCCCGCCCATCTCGGACAGTTCGGCTTCGGTGTTCAGCGACTCGACGGTGCGCTCGAGTCCTTCCCGGTAGTAGGGTGACCCGAAATCGTCCAGACCGGTTGCGGCGCGGGCCCCGTCTTCGAGTTCGTCTGCTGAGAACGTCACACTCTGAACCTTTCGTGTACGGCACGCCGACGTCGTTCGAGCACGGCGGACCGCTCGTCGGGGGTGATCCGCGTGGTGTCAGCGGGCAGCTCCGACCCCAGGTCGTCGAACGAGACCAGCCGGACTTGCGGGGTCGGCGCGGTCTCGGTGCGCACGCAGCGCAAGATCATCGCGCCGTTGCTGTAGCCCGCGGTGTCGAGCCAGTTCGCGATTCCGGGGTCGCGCTCGCTGAGCACCACCCGCACCCGCCCGTCGGAGTCGACAGCGGCTTGATGCGCATTGAGGCTGGATTGATGACGACCGTAGTGGATCGTCTCCCACCACGGGTTGCCGAGCGAATAGCTCCAGTAAACCCCTTGCGGTGGTTCGACTTCGAGGATCAGCGCCTCGTCAGGAGCGAGCTCCCACCGGCCGATCACCGGCTTGTTCTCGGCGGCGGCGCCCATCGCGGTGCGGTCGATCGGGGGCAGGAATCCGTTGGCCGGCGGTGCGCCGCCGAACTGCAGAAAGAACTGCAGGTTGTCGTGGACGAAATCACCCAGTGCGACCAGTTGCCGCGGCACCGAGGCATCCAATGCGACGGTTGGCTTTTCAGCGGCGACCGGCGGGCCGACTCGTTCGATCTGCAGCGATGACGGTTGCTCGGTGTCCCAGTCGTAGAAGAAATGTCGCACCGTCAGCGTCGGGTGATCGCCGTCGATCCGCATCCAGTTTCCGTCGTGTTGCGCGGCGGACAAGATGACTTCAAAGTTGCCGTCCTTGTCGATGTCCAGCTCGTCGACCAATTCGTTTGCGGTGGAGGCGATACCGTTCATCGTCTGCAATCCGACGTATCGGGCGGTGCCCCGGTTGCCGAATAACCGGTAGCTCTCACCGCCCCGCAACGCGGCGCGGGTGTACAGACAGTCCGGGCATTCCATTCCCCAACTGACGATGTCGTCCGTGCTGGTGCGCTGAACGGACAGGATGGGATCGGCGTCGAACCGCAACGCCTCGTCGATACCGGCCGCGAGCAGCACCAGGAGGTGCCGCATCCCGGCCGCGAGGTCAATCCGATTCCGAGTCACCTGATCGTTGTGGACGATCTCGGCTGCACTCTCGAGCCGGCTCATCAGATGCGACCACGCCTGAGCTGGGTCGACGTCCTCGCCGGTCAGCGACGCCTCGGCGATCGAGTGCGGCAACCACGCTAGCGGACCCTGTCCAGCGCTCACATTTCCTCCGCCGTCGCAGGGCGTTAAATGAGAACAGCGTTTTCACTTAACGTGGGATCACTATCACAGCCGCCGCACCGGATTGTCAATGCTCGTCGCCGAACGCTGACCTTGCTCCGGATGATTCTGGTACCGGCTTGCATGCACATCCTCGGCCGATGGAACTGGTGGGCACCGGCGCATCGGCGTCAGAGAATCCGTCTCGCGGGCATGAAAAGCCGTGTTCAGAGGCGCGACAAGTTTTTTTCACCGTCACCCATCCAAGCCCGCCCAGGCTCCGAACTAATTAGGCACGCGTTCAATGTCGGCACGCGTGGAGCCGCGACGCGAGCGGACCGCCAGCGTGACTGTCAGCCGGACCGAACGGGGTGTAGATAGGTGGCTAGCACTGAGTTGCAGGACATGCGAGCTCGAATGTCTGCGGATTCGTACCGCGGCCACTGCGCGAAGGCGCGCAGTTGAGCACTCGTAACGGCGTGCCGCGGGCGCTGACTCCGCCACATCGCCGCAAGCGTGAGTACCCAAGCTATTCAGGTACCGGCTTAGGGCACCGCAGCGCCGACGAGGAACCCTTACTGCGCCGGTTCCGCGGCAACGGATCCACTTGAGCCCCGCTAGGGAGGCCGATCGTGCTGCATCGGGTCGCAACGCTAGCCATCGCCGCGCCGCGCCGCGTTCTTGTCGTCGCCGCGTTGGTGATGGTCGCCGCCGCAGTCTTTGGTGCGCCGGTCGCGAAGAGCTTGTCGGCGGGCGGGTTTCAGGATCCGTCCGCCGAGTCGTCGCGTGCCACGGGGCTGCTCGCCGATAAGTTCGGTCGGGGCGAAGTGCAATTGCTGTTCATGGTCACTGCGCCCGGCGGCGTTCATGGGGCGGCTGCCCGGGCTGCGGGGATGGACATCGTGAACCGGATCAAGGGCGGGCGGTACGCGGTCGATGTGGTGTCGCCATGGACAGCGCCACCGCAGGCTGTCGCCGATCTGGTCAGCAAGGACGGCCGATCAGGGCTGGTCGTCGCGGGCATAGTCGGTGGTGAGAAAGAGGGCCCTGCGCGCGCGCAAGCTCTCGCTGATGGGGTGGCGCAGTCTGTGCTGCCCAGACATCGCGATGTGACGGTGTTAGCGGGCGGGCCGGGGATGGTGTACTCGCAGATCAACTCACAGACCGAGCGGGATCTGCTGGTCATGGAGTCGATTGCGCTTCCGGTCAGTTTCGTGGTGCTGGTGTGGGTCTTCGGGGGTCTGCTGGCGGCGGCGCTGCCGGTGATGGTGGGTGGGTTGGCGATTGTCAGCTCGTTATCGGTTCTACGTCTGATCGCGACGACCACCGATGTGTCGATTTTCGCCCTGAGCTTGTCCAGCGCTTTGGGTCTGGCGTTGGCCATTGACTACACACTGCTGATCGTCAGCCGCTACCGCGATGAAATCGCGGAGGGCGCCGAGCTAGATCAGGCGCTGATCCAGACGATGCAGACCGCGGGGCGCACCGTGATGTTTTCGGCCACGACAGTGGCGCTGTCGATCGCAGCCATGGTGTTGTTCCCGATGTACTTCCTCAAATCGTTCGCCTACGCCGGCGTCGCGACCGTGGCGTTATGCGCGTTGGCCGCGCTTATCGTCACGCCGGCAGCCATCGTGTTGCTTGGCCCCCGGCTGGACGCCCTCGACGTCCGCCGTGGGATACGTCGGCTGCAGCACCGCGACGAACCACCGGGAAGACCGGTGACGCAATTCTTCTGGTACCGATGGGCGAAGTCGGTGATGCGGCGCTCGATGGTGATCGGCCTGGCCGGCTCGGCGGTTCTGCTCGTGCTCGGTCTGCCCTTCCTGGGAATCAAGTGGGGATTCCCCGACGATCGTGTCCTACCGGGCTCTTCTTCTGCGCGTCAGGTTGGCGATCGGGTGCGCGAGGGCTTCACCGACAACTCCGCAACAGCAGTGACGATTGTGCTACCCGACGCTAGGGGTCTGACTCCGGCCGATGTGGAGCGCTACGCGGCCAGACTGTCGGGAGTCGCCGACGTCTCGTCGGTCAGCGCGCCGACGGGCACCTTTGCCGCCGGGAACAAGATCGGCCCACCGACGGCACCCGCCGGAGCCAGCGACGGCAGCGCGTTTCTCACGGTCGGCAGCAACGTGCCGTTGTTCTCGACGTTGTCGGAGACTCAGCTGGATCATCTGCGTGAGGTTGGTGCGCCGGACGGTCGTGCCGTCGAACTCACCGGCCTGGCTCAGATCAACCGCGACAGCGTCGACGCCGTCACTTCGCGCCTGCCGCTGGTGCTGATCGTCATCGCTGCCGTGACATTGGTGTTGCTGTTTCTGCTGACGGGCAGTGTGGTCCTACCCGTCAAAGCCGTGATCCTCAATGTGCTTTCGCTGACGGCTGCATTCGGCGCGCTGGTGTGGATCTTTCAGGACGGCCATCTGGGCGCGTTGGGAACCACACCCACAGGCACGCTGGTCGCCAACATGCCAGTGCTGCTGTTTTGCATCGCGTTCGGACTGTCCATGGACTACGAGGTGTTCCTGATCTCACGGATCCGCGAATTCTGGCTGGCGAGCGAACGCACCCGCGCCGACAACGACGAGAGCGTGGCACTCGGTGTGGCCTACACCGGGCGTGTCGTCACAACCGCGGCCCTGGTCATGTTGATCTCGTTCACCGCGCTGATCGCCGCGCAGGTCTCCTTCATGCGCATGTTCGGGGTGGGCCTGACCCTGGCTGTCTTCGTCGACGCGACCTTGGTCCGGATGATTCTGGTACCGGCTTGCATGCACATCCTCGGCCGATGGAACTGGTGGGCACCCGCACCCTTGGCGCGCCTGCACCGGCGCATCGGCATCAGCGAATCCGTCTCGCGGGCATGAAAAGCCGTGTTCAGAGGCGCGACAAGTTTTTTTCACCGTCACCCATCCAAGCCCCCCCAGGCTCCGAACTAATTAGGCACGCGTTCAATGTCGGCACGCGTGGAGCCGCGACGCGAGCGGACCGCCAGCGTGACTGTCAGCCGGACCGAACGGGGTGTAGATAGGTGGCTAGCACTGAGTTGCAGGACATGCGAGCTCGAATGTCTGCGGATTCGTACCGCGGCCACTGC
This genomic window contains:
- a CDS encoding SDR family NAD(P)-dependent oxidoreductase; translated protein: MDLGFTGSNAVVTGGSKGMGLAIAECLAAEGANVAVMARGRSALDAAVDALRAAGAPDAMGISVDMTDAASIADGFAAVSERWGSLNSLVHTIGPGDGYFEQMEDADWDAAFALGTMSGVRSIRAALPMLRAAEWARIVTLSAHSIQRQNPRIVAYTAAKAALSSITKNLSKSLAKDGILVNCVCPGTIVTASFTENLKDILAADGLDATDPRDVMTWIDNNFHQPCDLGRAGLPEEVASLTAYLASKRNGYVTGATVNVDGGSDFI
- a CDS encoding TetR/AcrR family transcriptional regulator is translated as MTQPATRRRDKLAPDPDVRRAILAAASKSVREQGVRGLSIAAVLDRAQLSTRAFYRHFDSKDELVAAVFLDMARVEMRRLRRKIAKAATPVEAVAAWIDGRLDLAFDDNIKSDLRQLSMEAQSQMFASPELIQPAYAQMLEPLIEQLQRGLDDGSFHGIDPATDAQSIQGVVWACTERHWATSDCQRNEIRRTAFQFCLRGLGVAPETVTQLTRLT
- a CDS encoding sulfotransferase family protein, producing MTFSADELEDGARAATGLDDFGSPYYREGLERTVESLNTEAELSEMGGVIQHATISNALIQRLKVEATYAEHPEIDEEVVGGPVFVIGLPRTGTTALSQLVAADPQFRSLRMWESQAPTPPPEAATQHDDPRIAQAEAGLQMLNDMFPLMKTLYNSEPTAPTECQDLMGMSFRTFHFDGVVRVPGYLAWLMDCDMVETYTFHRRVLKLLQWHCPPVLWHLKTPVHMFALDALVEAYPNAKFMWSHRDPAKVMGSVCSLIRYVRSWSSDRDDPEELGAEQLDSWAEATRRAMNFRKRFGDQRFADVSFADLQTDPIKALATAYDRLGLTFSDDTERSVEQWARGHEPGSRGAHDYDLAEYGLTPDGVRERFAEYLRTYDATA
- a CDS encoding DUF1214 domain-containing protein; the protein is MSAGQGPLAWLPHSIAEASLTGEDVDPAQAWSHLMSRLESAAEIVHNDQVTRNRIDLAAGMRHLLVLLAAGIDEALRFDADPILSVQRTSTDDIVSWGMECPDCLYTRAALRGGESYRLFGNRGTARYVGLQTMNGIASTANELVDELDIDKDGNFEVILSAAQHDGNWMRIDGDHPTLTVRHFFYDWDTEQPSSLQIERVGPPVAAEKPTVALDASVPRQLVALGDFVHDNLQFFLQFGGAPPANGFLPPIDRTAMGAAAENKPVIGRWELAPDEALILEVEPPQGVYWSYSLGNPWWETIHYGRHQSSLNAHQAAVDSDGRVRVVLSERDPGIANWLDTAGYSNGAMILRCVRTETAPTPQVRLVSFDDLGSELPADTTRITPDERSAVLERRRRAVHERFRV
- a CDS encoding MMPL family transporter, translating into MLHRVATLAIAAPRRVLVVAALVMVAAAVFGAPVAKSLSAGGFQDPSAESSRATGLLADKFGRGEVQLLFMVTAPGGVHGAAARAAGMDIVNRIKGGRYAVDVVSPWTAPPQAVADLVSKDGRSGLVVAGIVGGEKEGPARAQALADGVAQSVLPRHRDVTVLAGGPGMVYSQINSQTERDLLVMESIALPVSFVVLVWVFGGLLAAALPVMVGGLAIVSSLSVLRLIATTTDVSIFALSLSSALGLALAIDYTLLIVSRYRDEIAEGAELDQALIQTMQTAGRTVMFSATTVALSIAAMVLFPMYFLKSFAYAGVATVALCALAALIVTPAAIVLLGPRLDALDVRRGIRRLQHRDEPPGRPVTQFFWYRWAKSVMRRSMVIGLAGSAVLLVLGLPFLGIKWGFPDDRVLPGSSSARQVGDRVREGFTDNSATAVTIVLPDARGLTPADVERYAARLSGVADVSSVSAPTGTFAAGNKIGPPTAPAGASDGSAFLTVGSNVPLFSTLSETQLDHLREVGAPDGRAVELTGLAQINRDSVDAVTSRLPLVLIVIAAVTLVLLFLLTGSVVLPVKAVILNVLSLTAAFGALVWIFQDGHLGALGTTPTGTLVANMPVLLFCIAFGLSMDYEVFLISRIREFWLASERTRADNDESVALGVAYTGRVVTTAALVMLISFTALIAAQVSFMRMFGVGLTLAVFVDATLVRMILVPACMHILGRWNWWAPAPLARLHRRIGISESVSRA